Proteins co-encoded in one Malus domestica chromosome 09, GDT2T_hap1 genomic window:
- the LOC103443339 gene encoding nucleoside diphosphate kinase 2, chloroplastic-like, protein MDEQGTSYSPPPPPPTLSTCSNLTSAHRNSNLRTSHHQLSAFPSNLHLFSYFAARSHAKTLAKPRIFLPHLVASLEQVDETDIMVKPDGVQRGLEPSSFSLKLFQCPQDLAEVQRSSHSLHKKNLRQVEHRKMAFSG, encoded by the exons ATGGATGAACAAGGCACAAGTtattctccccccccccccccccccacccttTCCACCTGTAGCAACTTAACCTCCGCCCACCGCAACTCTAACCTACGCACCAGCCATCACCAACTATCTGCATTCCCTTCGAACCTCCATCTTTTCTCATATTTCGCAGCTCGTTCCCATGCCAAAACCCTCGCCAAACCTCGAATCTTTCTTCCCCACTTGGTTGCTTCACTG GAACAAGTTGATGAGACGGACATAATGGTGAAGCCTGATGGAGTTCAACGTGGCCTC GAGCCAAGCAGTTTCAGCTTGAAGCTCTTCCAGTGCCCCCAAGACTTAGCAGAGGTTCAAAGATCCAGTCACTCTCTGCACAAGAAAAACCTACGACAAGTAGAGCATCGAAAAATGGCTTTCTCAG GATGA